Proteins from a single region of Streptomyces sp. HUAS 15-9:
- a CDS encoding DNA gyrase/topoisomerase IV subunit B, which produces MTADKSVPSTALLAGADRDGSNYTARHLLVLEGLEAVRKRPGMYIGSTDSRGLMHCLWEIIDNSVDEALGGYCDHIEVILHDDGSVEVRDNGRGIPVDVEPKTGMSGVEVVMTKLHAGGKFGGGSYAASGGLHGVGASVVNALSARLDVEVDRGGHTHAISFRRGVPGVFAKDGPDAKFEAKSGLAKAKRIPKTRTGTRVRYWADRQIFLKDAKLALETLHQRARQTAFLVPGLTIVVRDEYGLGEGGSKGEESFRFDGGISEFCEYLATDKPVCDVLRFTGQGTFKETVPVLDDHGQMTPTEVTRELGVDVALRWGTGYDATLRSFVNIIATPKGGTHVAGFEQAVKETMNEVLRAKKLLRVAEDDIVKDDALEGLTAVVTVRLAEPQFEGQTKEVLGTSAARRIVNNVITKELKAFLTSTKRDAAAQARVVMEKVVAAARTRIAARQHKDAQRRKTALESSSLPAKLADCRSDDVERSELFIVEGDSALGTAKLARNSEFQALLPIRGKILNVQKSSVTDMLKNAECGAIIQVIGAGSGRTFDLDAARYGKIIMMTDADVDGSHIRCLLLTLFQRYMRPMVEAGRVFAAVPPLHRIELVQPKKGQDKYVYTYSDRELRDKLMEFQSKGVRYKDSIQRYKGLGEMDADQLAETTMDPRHRTLRRINLSDLEAAEQVFDLLMGNDVAPRKEFISSSAATLDRSRIDA; this is translated from the coding sequence GTGACCGCCGATAAGTCCGTGCCGTCCACAGCGTTGCTGGCAGGAGCAGACCGGGACGGTTCCAACTACACCGCGCGGCACCTGCTCGTCCTTGAGGGCCTCGAGGCCGTGCGCAAGCGCCCCGGTATGTACATCGGATCAACCGACAGCCGCGGCCTCATGCACTGCCTGTGGGAGATCATCGACAACTCCGTGGACGAGGCCCTCGGTGGCTACTGCGACCACATCGAGGTGATCCTCCACGACGACGGCTCCGTGGAAGTGCGGGACAACGGCCGCGGCATTCCCGTGGACGTCGAGCCCAAGACCGGCATGTCCGGAGTCGAGGTCGTCATGACCAAGCTGCACGCCGGCGGCAAGTTCGGCGGTGGCTCGTACGCGGCCTCCGGCGGTCTGCACGGCGTCGGTGCCTCCGTGGTCAACGCGCTGTCCGCCCGTCTCGACGTCGAGGTGGACCGCGGCGGCCACACCCACGCCATCAGCTTCCGCCGGGGTGTCCCGGGCGTCTTCGCGAAGGACGGCCCGGATGCCAAGTTCGAGGCCAAGAGCGGCCTGGCCAAGGCCAAGAGGATCCCCAAGACCCGCACCGGCACGCGCGTGCGCTACTGGGCCGACCGCCAGATCTTCCTCAAGGACGCGAAGCTCGCCCTGGAGACGCTGCACCAGCGCGCCCGCCAGACCGCGTTCCTCGTGCCCGGCCTCACCATCGTCGTCCGTGACGAGTACGGCCTGGGCGAGGGCGGCAGCAAGGGCGAGGAATCCTTCCGTTTCGACGGCGGCATCAGCGAGTTCTGCGAGTACCTGGCGACCGACAAGCCGGTCTGCGACGTCCTCCGCTTCACCGGACAGGGCACCTTCAAGGAGACCGTCCCGGTCCTGGACGACCACGGCCAGATGACGCCCACCGAAGTCACGCGCGAGCTCGGCGTCGACGTCGCGCTGCGCTGGGGGACCGGCTACGACGCGACCCTCAGGTCGTTCGTCAACATCATCGCCACTCCCAAGGGCGGCACCCACGTCGCCGGGTTCGAGCAGGCCGTCAAGGAAACGATGAACGAGGTGCTGCGCGCCAAGAAGCTGCTGCGCGTCGCCGAGGACGACATCGTCAAGGACGACGCCCTGGAGGGGCTCACCGCGGTCGTCACCGTCCGTCTCGCGGAGCCGCAGTTCGAGGGCCAGACCAAGGAGGTCCTCGGTACGTCGGCCGCCCGCCGGATCGTGAACAACGTGATCACCAAGGAGCTCAAGGCCTTCCTGACCTCCACCAAGCGCGACGCGGCCGCCCAGGCCCGGGTCGTCATGGAGAAGGTGGTCGCCGCCGCCCGTACGCGCATCGCGGCCCGCCAGCACAAGGACGCGCAGCGCCGCAAGACGGCCCTGGAGTCCTCGTCCCTGCCCGCCAAGCTCGCCGACTGCCGCAGCGACGACGTCGAGCGCAGCGAGCTGTTCATCGTCGAGGGAGACTCCGCGCTCGGCACGGCGAAGCTGGCCCGGAACTCCGAGTTCCAGGCGCTCCTGCCGATCCGCGGCAAGATCCTCAACGTCCAGAAGTCGTCCGTGACGGACATGCTGAAGAACGCCGAGTGCGGCGCGATCATCCAGGTCATAGGGGCGGGCTCGGGCCGGACCTTCGACCTCGACGCGGCCCGGTACGGCAAGATCATCATGATGACGGACGCCGATGTCGACGGCTCCCACATCCGCTGCCTGCTGCTGACGCTGTTCCAGCGCTACATGCGGCCCATGGTCGAGGCCGGCCGTGTCTTCGCCGCGGTGCCGCCGCTGCATCGCATCGAGCTCGTCCAGCCGAAGAAGGGCCAGGACAAGTACGTCTACACCTACTCGGACCGTGAGCTGCGCGACAAGCTCATGGAGTTCCAGAGCAAGGGCGTCCGGTACAAGGACTCCATCCAGCGCTACAAGGGTCTGGGCGAGATGGACGCGGACCAGCTGGCCGAGACCACGATGGACCCGCGCCACCGCACCCTGCGCCGGATCAACCTCTCCGACCTGGAGGCCGCCGAACAGGTCTTCGATCTGCTGATGGGCAACGACGTCGCGCCCCGCAAGGAGTTCATCTCCAGCTCGGCGGCGACGCTGGACCGGTCGCGGATCGACGCGTAG
- a CDS encoding DUF1453 domain-containing protein, with amino-acid sequence MSGLVNALVIAAVVALVVVRQFRARPIDTDRRWWVVPVILAVLALRGPGILGAQHRTGSALLLAAEVLIGLATGVGWAWTTRVWEEPDGVVWTKSTKASVLVWAVGIGARVGLFALGAVIGVRQDTSALMVALAGTLLVRSGILAWRAQSLRTPVAQAAAYGDGVAGPAWKESV; translated from the coding sequence ATGTCCGGGCTCGTCAACGCGTTGGTGATCGCGGCCGTTGTCGCGCTGGTGGTCGTACGGCAGTTCCGTGCCCGTCCGATCGACACCGACCGGCGATGGTGGGTCGTGCCCGTGATCCTCGCGGTCCTCGCGCTGCGCGGGCCCGGCATACTCGGCGCCCAGCACCGCACCGGATCCGCTCTGCTGCTCGCCGCCGAGGTGCTCATAGGCCTGGCCACCGGCGTCGGCTGGGCCTGGACCACCCGTGTGTGGGAGGAGCCGGACGGCGTCGTCTGGACCAAGAGCACCAAGGCGAGCGTGCTCGTCTGGGCCGTGGGCATCGGTGCGCGCGTCGGACTCTTCGCGCTCGGCGCCGTGATCGGCGTGCGCCAGGACACCTCCGCGCTCATGGTCGCACTCGCGGGCACCCTGCTGGTCCGCTCCGGGATCCTGGCCTGGCGTGCGCAGTCGCTGAGGACACCCGTCGCACAGGCCGCGGCGTACGGTGACGGCGTGGCCGGGCCGGCGTGGAAGGAGAGTGTATGA
- a CDS encoding sensor histidine kinase gives MTENAWTRWPSREALGRTGISRPRRMLAWAVRLLVLAILLWEAFDARHVHVLGAVAATVAVIVAAVVSWAFFRTTYAHRLLPSLALIGVLLGIAVAAQATGFKAPALVIWCGCGISALERLPLAAALPVTSVALASYSAFNNDVWLTTAATVAGMALAGYVLRLDAEARGNAQRLLAQERAARVAEAESAALAERARIAREIHDVLAHSLSAQLVHLEAARLLIERGADREQILERVVAARGMARDGLAETRQALSALRGDLTPLEDFLGELVSAADGAEVTVTGERRPLPAEASQAVRRVAQEALTNVRKHAHGAKVRVWLDYSDREVTLDVRDSGGAAGELTGSGAGYGLLGMRERAELLGGSLEAGPDEEGFAVTLKVPV, from the coding sequence ATGACGGAGAACGCCTGGACGCGCTGGCCGTCCCGCGAGGCGCTCGGTCGCACGGGTATCTCCCGGCCCCGGAGGATGCTCGCCTGGGCCGTGCGGCTCCTGGTGCTCGCCATACTCCTCTGGGAAGCCTTCGACGCTCGTCACGTCCATGTCCTGGGCGCGGTCGCCGCCACCGTGGCCGTCATAGTGGCCGCAGTCGTCTCCTGGGCCTTCTTCCGCACGACGTACGCGCACCGGCTCCTGCCCTCCCTGGCCCTCATCGGAGTGCTGCTGGGCATCGCGGTAGCGGCGCAGGCCACGGGCTTCAAGGCGCCCGCCCTGGTGATCTGGTGCGGGTGCGGCATCTCCGCCCTGGAGCGACTGCCACTCGCCGCCGCTCTGCCGGTGACCTCCGTCGCCCTCGCCTCGTACTCGGCCTTCAACAACGACGTCTGGCTGACCACCGCCGCCACCGTCGCGGGCATGGCCCTCGCCGGCTATGTCCTGCGCCTCGACGCCGAAGCGCGTGGCAACGCCCAGCGTCTGCTCGCGCAGGAGCGTGCCGCCCGGGTGGCCGAGGCGGAGTCGGCGGCGCTGGCGGAGCGGGCCAGGATCGCGCGGGAGATCCATGACGTGCTCGCGCACAGCCTTTCGGCGCAGCTCGTGCACCTGGAGGCGGCCCGCCTGCTGATCGAGCGGGGCGCCGACCGGGAGCAGATCCTGGAACGGGTGGTGGCGGCGCGGGGGATGGCCCGGGACGGTCTCGCCGAGACCCGGCAGGCACTCTCCGCGCTGCGCGGTGACCTGACCCCGCTGGAGGACTTCCTCGGCGAGCTCGTCAGCGCGGCCGACGGCGCCGAGGTCACCGTCACGGGTGAGCGCAGACCGTTGCCCGCGGAGGCGTCCCAGGCCGTGCGCAGGGTCGCCCAGGAGGCGCTGACGAACGTGCGCAAGCATGCCCACGGCGCCAAGGTCCGGGTGTGGCTGGACTACAGCGACCGTGAAGTGACCCTGGACGTGCGGGACTCGGGCGGTGCGGCGGGCGAACTCACCGGGTCGGGCGCCGGGTACGGTCTGCTGGGCATGCGGGAGCGTGCCGAGCTGCTGGGCGGGTCGCTGGAGGCCGGGCCGGACGAGGAGGGGTTCGCGGTGACATTGAAGGTGCCCGTATGA
- a CDS encoding response regulator transcription factor, which translates to MTEEAGRRPARVVVADDQTVVREGIVMLLGLLPGVEVVGAACDGEEAVKLVAELAPDVVLMDLRMPRCDGVEATRRIRAEHPGTQVVVLTTYADDESLFPALRAGARGYLTKDAGGDEIVRAVESVLSGDAGLSPSVQRRLLERLSEPEPRPERAEAPDGLTARETEVLVLIAEGLTNQEIARRLHVSTATVKTHINNLFAKTGLKDRAQAVRYAYGKGLVRPPAG; encoded by the coding sequence ATGACGGAGGAGGCAGGCAGGAGGCCCGCGCGGGTGGTCGTGGCGGACGACCAGACCGTGGTCCGGGAGGGCATCGTGATGCTGCTCGGGCTGCTGCCGGGCGTCGAGGTCGTCGGGGCCGCGTGCGACGGTGAGGAGGCGGTGAAGCTGGTGGCCGAACTCGCCCCGGACGTCGTCCTGATGGACCTGCGGATGCCCCGCTGCGACGGTGTCGAGGCAACCCGGCGGATCCGGGCGGAGCACCCCGGGACCCAGGTCGTGGTGCTCACCACGTACGCAGACGACGAGTCGCTGTTCCCCGCGCTCAGAGCGGGGGCTCGCGGTTACCTGACCAAGGACGCGGGCGGCGACGAGATCGTGCGGGCCGTGGAGAGCGTGCTCTCGGGTGACGCCGGGCTGTCGCCGAGTGTCCAACGGCGCCTGCTGGAGCGGCTGTCGGAGCCCGAGCCGAGACCGGAGCGCGCCGAGGCGCCCGACGGACTGACGGCGCGGGAGACCGAGGTGCTGGTGCTGATCGCCGAGGGTCTCACCAACCAGGAGATCGCCCGCAGGCTGCACGTCTCCACGGCGACCGTGAAGACCCACATCAACAACCTCTTCGCCAAGACCGGGCTCAAGGACCGTGCCCAGGCGGTGCGTTACGCGTACGGAAAGGGACTGGTGCGTCCACCGGCCGGTTGA
- a CDS encoding DUF485 domain-containing protein codes for MQSSNGRPREGGGGPESSAGNHEDHGPASRNVGYEDPWYDALASGWGELDGTGVPTPVVPAAREGQERVAFRARDVYLEVQRSAAFQEVRSRYRRFVVPGVAVFFSWYVGYVVTATTAPGFMARPVVGAVNVAILAGLGQFVTTFLLTWAYTRHARLHRDRAALDLRWDTQELTRGVRGGAS; via the coding sequence ATGCAGTCAAGCAACGGCCGTCCCCGTGAAGGCGGAGGCGGCCCCGAGAGTTCGGCCGGGAATCACGAAGACCATGGCCCGGCTTCCCGCAACGTGGGATATGAAGACCCCTGGTACGACGCACTGGCCTCCGGCTGGGGCGAGCTGGACGGTACGGGCGTGCCCACTCCGGTGGTGCCGGCCGCGCGCGAAGGGCAGGAGCGGGTGGCCTTTCGGGCGCGCGACGTGTACCTGGAGGTGCAGCGCAGCGCGGCCTTCCAGGAAGTGCGCAGTCGGTACCGCAGGTTCGTGGTGCCCGGGGTCGCGGTCTTCTTCTCCTGGTACGTGGGGTACGTGGTCACGGCGACGACGGCGCCCGGGTTCATGGCCAGGCCCGTGGTGGGCGCGGTGAACGTGGCGATACTCGCGGGACTCGGGCAGTTCGTCACCACCTTCCTCCTCACCTGGGCCTACACCCGGCATGCGCGGTTGCACAGGGACCGGGCGGCGCTTGATCTGCGCTGGGACACACAGGAGTTGACGCGTGGTGTGCGCGGTGGTGCTTCATGA
- a CDS encoding solute symporter family protein → MTSHHQTLALLLFSGFVAITLAITTWVSRNRRGSAEEFYAGGRLFSPMENGFAIAGDYMSAASFLGVTGLIALFGYDGLLYVVGFLVAWLVVLFLVAELVRNCGRFTLADVVAARMNERPVRIAVGTSSVTVSVLYLVAQMVGAGSLVALLLGRSGEAAQAWTVIGVGALMVIYVSLGGMRATTWIQIVKAVLLLGGTIALTVLVLLRFHGDVDRLLLTAAERSGHGDAFLAPGLKYGGDWTARFDFVSLGLALVLGTAGLPHILSRFYTVPTARAARRSVVWAIGLIGGFYLMTIVLGFGAAAIVGPKAVSGSNAAGNTAVPLLALNLGGGADSTGGTVLFAVVAAVAFATILAVVAGITLASSASVAHDLYASLRRGGGRPRSEVAVARVAAVGIGVVAIGLGLLARDLNVAFLVGLAFAVAASANLPVLLYSLFWRAFTTRGAAWAVYGGLVPALGLVLLSPVVSGSPDSLFPAVDFQYFPLQNPGIVSIPLGFLAGWLGTVTSAEVPDEAKHAETEVRSLTGAGAV, encoded by the coding sequence ATGACGAGCCATCACCAGACGCTGGCACTGCTGCTGTTCAGCGGATTTGTGGCGATCACGCTGGCGATCACCACGTGGGTGAGCCGTAACCGGCGGGGTTCCGCCGAAGAGTTCTATGCCGGCGGGCGGCTCTTCTCCCCTATGGAGAATGGTTTTGCCATTGCAGGCGATTACATGTCGGCCGCCTCGTTCCTCGGAGTCACCGGTCTCATCGCCCTGTTCGGCTACGACGGACTGCTGTACGTGGTGGGCTTCCTGGTGGCCTGGTTGGTGGTGTTGTTCCTGGTCGCCGAACTGGTGCGCAACTGCGGACGGTTCACGCTGGCCGACGTGGTGGCCGCGCGGATGAACGAGCGTCCGGTGCGGATCGCGGTGGGAACGTCCTCGGTCACCGTGTCCGTTCTCTATTTGGTGGCGCAAATGGTGGGGGCGGGCAGCCTGGTCGCGCTGCTGCTCGGGCGCAGCGGCGAGGCGGCGCAGGCGTGGACCGTCATCGGGGTCGGTGCGCTCATGGTGATCTATGTGTCGTTGGGAGGGATGCGGGCCACGACGTGGATTCAGATCGTGAAGGCTGTTCTGCTGCTCGGCGGGACGATCGCGCTGACCGTGCTGGTCCTGCTGCGGTTCCACGGTGACGTCGACCGACTGCTGCTCACGGCCGCCGAGCGCAGCGGTCACGGGGACGCGTTCCTGGCGCCCGGCCTCAAGTACGGCGGGGACTGGACGGCACGATTCGACTTCGTCAGCCTGGGCCTCGCACTGGTGCTGGGCACGGCCGGACTGCCGCACATCCTGTCCCGGTTCTACACCGTGCCGACCGCGCGGGCCGCGCGCCGTTCGGTGGTGTGGGCGATCGGGCTGATCGGCGGGTTCTACCTGATGACCATCGTGCTCGGCTTCGGGGCGGCCGCGATCGTCGGGCCGAAGGCTGTGAGCGGCTCGAACGCGGCCGGGAACACGGCGGTTCCGCTGCTGGCGCTCAACCTGGGCGGCGGCGCCGACTCCACGGGCGGAACGGTGCTTTTCGCGGTCGTGGCGGCCGTCGCCTTCGCCACGATCCTCGCCGTGGTCGCCGGGATCACCCTCGCCTCCTCCGCGTCGGTGGCCCACGACCTGTATGCCTCCCTGCGGCGCGGGGGTGGCCGGCCGCGCAGCGAGGTGGCGGTGGCCCGGGTCGCGGCGGTCGGTATCGGTGTGGTCGCGATCGGGCTGGGCCTGCTGGCCCGAGACCTCAACGTGGCCTTCCTGGTGGGCCTGGCCTTCGCCGTGGCCGCGTCGGCGAATCTGCCGGTGCTGCTCTACTCGCTGTTCTGGCGTGCCTTCACCACACGCGGCGCGGCATGGGCCGTCTACGGAGGGCTTGTTCCGGCCCTGGGGCTCGTCCTGCTGTCCCCGGTGGTGTCCGGCAGCCCGGATTCGCTGTTCCCGGCCGTCGACTTCCAGTACTTCCCGTTGCAGAACCCCGGCATCGTCTCCATCCCGCTGGGCTTCCTCGCGGGCTGGCTGGGGACGGTCACCTCGGCCGAGGTCCCGGACGAGGCCAAGCACGCGGAGACCGAGGTGCGGTCGCTGACCGGAGCGGGGGCCGTGTAG